One part of the Haemophilus parainfluenzae genome encodes these proteins:
- the spoT gene encoding bifunctional GTP diphosphokinase/guanosine-3',5'-bis pyrophosphate 3'-pyrophosphohydrolase, with protein sequence MELFADLDRIIQGYLPADKIELIKRAFVIARDAHEGQFRSSGEPYITHPVAVASIIAEMHLDHEAIMAALLHDVIEDTPYTESQLKDEFGASVAEIVDGVSKLDKLKFRTRQEAQVENFRKMILAMTRDIRVVLIKLADRTHNMRTLGSLRPDKRRRIAKETLEIYCPLAHRLGIEHIKNELEDLSFEAMHPRRYEVLKKLVEQARGSRQELIQRISNDISQRLDNVGITNRIWGREKHLYKIYQKMRMKDQKFHSIMDIYAFRVIVNSVDDCYRGLGQMHSLYKPRPGKVKDYIAVPRANGYQALQTSMIGPHGVPVEVHLQTEEMEQVAEMGVTAHWVYKEGGKNDSTTAQVRAQRWLQSLVDIQQNVGNSFEFIENVKSEFFPKEIYVFTPKGRIVELPMGATAVDFAYAVHSDVGNHCVAAVVEHKPYPLSQALESGQTVEIVTSENTHPSVSWLNFVVTARARTRIRHFLKLLRADDAVQTGKKQLEMALKPHYLSEVSEEKIQALLNELNLSSLNELFEEIGIGNQMSSVIAHQLMDEAIEIDVDGVSENTQSTLTLSRDGEMKASFAQCCHPIPGDPIVALSTAKKGVVVHHQACSNLTSGNAKDFTAAKWEEAESAVNFDAELHIEMLNEQNVLGSLMTAVATCESNIQSIWTEELENNLLLVIIQVGARDIYHLENIMRKIKQITSVIRLKRNINEA encoded by the coding sequence TTGGAATTGTTTGCAGATTTAGATCGAATTATTCAGGGGTATTTGCCCGCCGATAAAATTGAATTAATCAAACGTGCATTCGTCATTGCGCGAGATGCTCACGAAGGACAATTTCGCTCAAGCGGCGAACCTTACATTACTCACCCTGTTGCAGTAGCTTCAATTATTGCGGAAATGCATTTAGACCATGAAGCAATCATGGCCGCGTTATTGCACGATGTTATCGAAGATACCCCTTATACCGAATCCCAATTAAAAGATGAATTTGGTGCTAGCGTAGCCGAAATTGTTGACGGCGTATCGAAACTAGATAAATTGAAATTCCGTACCCGCCAAGAAGCACAGGTTGAAAACTTCCGCAAAATGATTTTAGCGATGACTCGAGATATTCGCGTCGTCTTAATCAAACTGGCTGACCGTACCCATAATATGCGAACGTTGGGTTCATTGCGTCCGGATAAACGCCGTCGTATCGCAAAAGAAACTCTAGAGATTTACTGCCCATTAGCCCACCGTTTAGGCATTGAGCATATCAAGAATGAATTAGAAGATTTATCTTTTGAAGCAATGCATCCTCGTCGTTATGAAGTACTGAAAAAGCTCGTCGAACAAGCGCGTGGCTCTCGTCAAGAATTGATTCAACGCATTTCTAATGATATTTCACAACGTCTTGATAATGTAGGCATTACAAATCGTATTTGGGGACGTGAAAAACATCTCTATAAAATTTACCAAAAAATGCGCATGAAAGATCAGAAATTCCATTCCATTATGGATATTTATGCTTTCCGCGTTATTGTGAATTCGGTTGATGATTGCTATCGCGGGTTGGGGCAAATGCATAGTTTGTATAAGCCTCGTCCTGGTAAAGTGAAAGATTATATTGCCGTGCCACGTGCAAATGGCTACCAAGCTTTACAGACCTCAATGATTGGCCCTCATGGTGTCCCAGTAGAAGTTCATCTTCAAACTGAAGAGATGGAACAGGTTGCTGAAATGGGAGTTACCGCTCATTGGGTGTATAAAGAAGGTGGTAAAAACGATAGCACCACCGCTCAAGTACGTGCACAACGTTGGTTACAAAGCCTGGTAGATATTCAACAAAACGTGGGTAACTCCTTTGAGTTTATTGAGAACGTAAAATCTGAATTTTTCCCGAAAGAAATCTATGTCTTTACGCCGAAAGGTCGTATCGTTGAATTACCAATGGGCGCAACAGCTGTCGATTTTGCTTATGCCGTGCATTCTGATGTGGGAAATCATTGTGTTGCGGCAGTAGTAGAGCATAAACCTTATCCGTTATCACAAGCTTTAGAATCTGGTCAAACTGTTGAGATTGTGACCAGTGAAAATACTCATCCAAGCGTTAGCTGGTTAAACTTTGTAGTGACGGCTCGCGCAAGAACCCGTATTCGTCATTTCTTAAAATTATTGCGTGCAGATGATGCGGTTCAGACGGGTAAAAAACAGCTAGAAATGGCCTTAAAACCTCATTATCTCTCTGAGGTTTCTGAAGAGAAAATCCAAGCGTTACTAAATGAATTGAATCTCTCAAGCCTCAATGAGCTTTTTGAGGAAATTGGCATAGGTAACCAAATGTCGAGTGTCATTGCGCATCAATTAATGGATGAAGCCATTGAAATTGATGTGGATGGAGTTTCTGAAAATACGCAAAGTACACTAACACTGAGCCGAGATGGCGAAATGAAAGCGTCTTTTGCTCAATGTTGTCATCCAATTCCGGGTGATCCGATCGTGGCATTAAGTACTGCGAAGAAAGGCGTGGTTGTACATCATCAAGCTTGTTCTAATTTAACGTCAGGTAATGCCAAAGATTTCACCGCGGCAAAATGGGAAGAGGCTGAAAGTGCGGTCAATTTTGATGCCGAATTACACATTGAAATGCTTAATGAACAAAATGTATTAGGTAGCCTCATGACAGCGGTCGCGACTTGTGAAAGTAATATTCAAAGTATTTGGACTGAAGAATTAGAGAATAATCTGCTATTAGTCATTATCCAAGTTGGCGCGAGAGATATCTATCATTTAGAAAACATTATGCGAAAAATCAAACAAATTACCAGTGTGATTCGTTTAAAGCGCAATATTAATGAAGCATAA
- the gmk gene encoding guanylate kinase: MSQGNLYILSAPSGAGKSSLISALLEKNQGTKKMVSISHTTRSPRLGESHGVHYYFVSVEEFETLIEKGHFLEYAKVFGGNYYGTSLPAIEENLAKGIDVFLDIDWRGAQQIRQKVPSVKSIFILPPSLPELERRLVGRGQDSKEVIAERMSKAISEISHYDEYDYVIVNDNFEQALADLQSILQAERLTKAYQQTENADLIHQLLAK, from the coding sequence ATGTCTCAAGGTAATTTATATATTCTTTCTGCACCGAGTGGAGCGGGTAAGTCATCATTAATTTCCGCGTTATTAGAAAAAAATCAAGGCACAAAAAAAATGGTGTCTATTTCACACACAACGCGTTCTCCTCGACTAGGCGAAAGTCATGGTGTGCATTATTATTTTGTTTCAGTAGAAGAATTTGAAACCTTAATTGAAAAAGGCCACTTCTTAGAATATGCAAAAGTGTTTGGCGGTAATTATTACGGCACTTCATTGCCAGCAATTGAAGAAAACTTAGCAAAAGGCATTGATGTGTTTTTAGATATTGACTGGCGAGGTGCGCAGCAAATTCGTCAAAAAGTACCTTCTGTAAAAAGCATTTTTATTTTGCCACCGTCATTGCCAGAATTAGAGCGCCGCTTGGTTGGACGCGGACAGGATAGCAAAGAGGTCATTGCTGAGCGAATGTCAAAAGCAATTAGCGAGATTTCGCATTATGATGAATATGATTATGTTATTGTGAACGATAATTTTGAACAGGCATTGGCAGATTTACAAAGTATTTTGCAGGCGGAACGCTTGACCAAAGCTTATCAACAAACAGAAAATGCAGACTTAATTCATCAGCTACTAGCAAAATAA
- the recG gene encoding ATP-dependent DNA helicase RecG, translating to MSTQLLDAVPLTTLSGVGAAISDKLSRIGIHNLQDLLFHLPIRYEDRTRITPIADLRPEQYATIEGVVQTCEVAFGRRPILTVSLSDGTSKIMLRFFNFNSGMKNSFQIGTRVKAFGEIKRGRFMAEIHHPEYQIIRDNTPLVLEETLTPIYSTTEGLKQNSLRKLTDQALALLDKIQLTEILPNEFNPHPFSLKEAIRFLHRPPPDISLDILEKGQHPAQQRLIFEELLAHNLAMQKVRLGTQQFLALPLHYQTDLKQRFLASLPFQPTNAQNRVVADIEQDLAKDYPMMRLVQGDVGSGKTLVAALAALLAIDNGKQVALMAPTEILAEQHANNFRRWLEPFSIEVGWLAGKVKGKARQTELEKIKSGAVQMVVGTHALFQEEVEFADLALVIIDEQHRFGVHQRLMLREKGEKAGFYPHQLIMTATPIPRTLAMTVYADLDTSIIDELPPGRTPITTVVISEERRDEIVARVKNACINEKRQAYWVCTLIDESEVLEAQAAEAIWEDLTKALPMLKIGLVHGRMKPQEKQDIMAAFKNAELDLLVATTVIEVGVDVPNASLMIIENAERLGLSQLHQLRGRVGRGSTASFCVLMYKPPLGKVSQKRLQVLRDSQDGFVISEKDLEIRGPGEVLGTKQTGIAEFKVANLMRDRKMIPLIQHYAKRLMRQSPELAESLIKRWLGQREIYTNA from the coding sequence ATGAGCACGCAACTTCTCGATGCCGTTCCTTTAACGACTTTATCTGGTGTAGGTGCGGCAATCTCCGATAAATTAAGCCGTATTGGAATTCATAATCTCCAAGACTTGCTTTTTCATTTACCCATCCGTTATGAAGATCGCACGAGAATAACACCCATTGCTGATCTTCGTCCTGAACAATATGCCACCATTGAAGGGGTTGTCCAAACCTGTGAAGTTGCCTTTGGGCGTCGTCCTATTTTAACCGTCAGTCTTTCTGATGGAACGAGCAAGATTATGCTCCGTTTTTTCAATTTTAATTCGGGGATGAAAAACAGTTTTCAGATTGGTACGCGCGTCAAAGCGTTTGGTGAAATTAAACGCGGGCGTTTTATGGCAGAAATTCATCATCCTGAATATCAAATCATACGGGATAATACGCCATTGGTTTTAGAGGAAACGCTCACGCCTATTTATTCCACAACGGAAGGTTTAAAACAAAATTCATTACGTAAGCTAACCGATCAAGCATTGGCTTTACTCGATAAAATCCAATTAACGGAAATTTTACCTAATGAATTTAATCCACATCCTTTTAGCCTAAAAGAGGCTATTCGATTTTTGCATCGTCCGCCGCCAGATATCTCATTAGATATTTTGGAGAAAGGACAACATCCCGCACAGCAACGACTTATCTTTGAAGAGCTTCTTGCACATAATCTTGCGATGCAAAAAGTGCGGTTGGGTACGCAGCAGTTTTTAGCGTTGCCATTGCATTATCAAACCGATTTGAAGCAACGTTTTCTTGCATCTTTGCCTTTTCAACCAACGAATGCCCAAAATAGAGTTGTGGCAGATATTGAACAGGATTTAGCGAAAGATTATCCAATGATGCGCCTTGTTCAAGGGGATGTAGGTTCGGGGAAAACATTAGTGGCCGCCTTAGCTGCCTTATTAGCGATTGATAATGGCAAACAAGTGGCTTTAATGGCACCAACGGAAATTTTAGCTGAACAGCATGCCAATAATTTCCGTCGTTGGTTAGAGCCTTTTAGTATTGAAGTAGGCTGGTTAGCGGGTAAGGTGAAAGGGAAAGCTCGCCAAACCGAATTGGAAAAAATTAAGTCCGGTGCGGTACAAATGGTGGTGGGCACGCATGCTTTATTCCAAGAAGAAGTAGAATTTGCCGATTTAGCCTTGGTGATTATTGATGAACAACATCGTTTTGGTGTGCATCAACGTTTAATGTTGCGAGAAAAAGGCGAAAAAGCAGGATTTTATCCACATCAACTGATTATGACAGCAACACCAATCCCAAGAACATTAGCGATGACGGTTTATGCTGATCTTGATACGTCGATTATTGATGAATTGCCACCAGGTCGAACGCCGATTACGACGGTTGTTATTTCAGAAGAGCGTCGTGATGAAATCGTTGCTCGAGTCAAAAATGCCTGTATTAATGAAAAGCGTCAGGCTTATTGGGTTTGTACTTTAATTGATGAGTCTGAAGTATTAGAAGCGCAAGCAGCCGAGGCAATTTGGGAAGATTTAACGAAAGCCTTGCCGATGCTTAAAATTGGCCTTGTACATGGGAGAATGAAACCGCAAGAAAAACAAGATATTATGGCTGCCTTTAAAAATGCAGAACTCGATTTGCTTGTGGCTACAACCGTGATCGAAGTGGGCGTGGATGTGCCGAATGCCAGTCTAATGATCATTGAAAATGCAGAGCGTTTGGGCTTATCACAACTCCATCAGTTACGTGGACGAGTAGGGCGTGGCAGTACGGCGTCTTTTTGTGTCTTAATGTATAAACCGCCGTTGGGTAAAGTGTCGCAAAAACGTTTACAGGTATTGCGTGATAGCCAAGATGGCTTTGTGATTTCGGAAAAAGATTTAGAAATTCGCGGTCCAGGTGAGGTGTTAGGCACCAAACAGACAGGAATTGCCGAATTTAAAGTGGCGAATTTAATGCGTGATCGTAAAATGATCCCGCTGATCCAACATTATGCCAAACGATTAATGCGGCAGTCTCCCGAACTCGCCGAAAGTCTGATAAAACGCTGGCTCGGTCAGCGGGAAATTTATACTAACGCTTAA
- the pdxA gene encoding 4-hydroxythreonine-4-phosphate dehydrogenase PdxA, whose amino-acid sequence MNPILGITMGDGAGIGPEVIIKALADKRIYELARPVVIGDYKIMQRALGIVKSDLQLRVINDVTEAESEYGVIDVVDLNNLPVDLPFSQVSPVAGKAAYEYIERAVQYVQAGKIHAIVTAPLNKEALHAGGKMFPGHTEILAALSNTKDYSMMLVSEKLRVIHVTTHVQLRKACDLVQKERVLKVIELADENARMLGFNAPRVAVAGLNPHCGENGMFGDEDDKEIVPAVTAAQRQGINAIGPIPPDTVFHRAVNLNEFDIVVVMYHDQGHIPIKLLGFDSGVNVTVGLPFIRTSVDHGTAFPIAGSGTADSKSMTEALYLAAKMANIKYSNL is encoded by the coding sequence ATGAATCCGATTTTAGGTATCACAATGGGTGACGGTGCGGGTATCGGACCGGAAGTCATTATTAAAGCATTGGCGGACAAACGTATTTATGAATTGGCCCGTCCCGTGGTGATTGGCGATTATAAAATTATGCAGCGTGCATTGGGCATTGTGAAATCCGATTTGCAGTTGCGAGTAATTAACGATGTGACGGAAGCCGAAAGCGAATACGGCGTAATTGATGTGGTGGATTTAAACAATTTACCAGTAGATTTGCCGTTCTCACAGGTCAGCCCTGTAGCGGGCAAAGCTGCCTATGAATATATCGAACGTGCGGTGCAATACGTGCAGGCGGGCAAAATTCACGCCATAGTCACCGCGCCGCTGAATAAAGAAGCGCTGCATGCGGGCGGCAAAATGTTTCCGGGTCATACGGAAATTCTGGCCGCGCTGAGCAACACCAAAGATTATTCCATGATGTTGGTGAGCGAAAAATTACGGGTCATTCACGTGACCACCCATGTGCAGCTGCGCAAAGCCTGCGATTTAGTGCAAAAAGAACGGGTCTTGAAAGTCATCGAACTTGCCGACGAAAACGCCAGAATGCTGGGTTTCAACGCACCGCGGGTGGCGGTTGCCGGGCTCAATCCCCATTGCGGCGAAAACGGCATGTTCGGCGACGAAGACGATAAGGAAATCGTACCGGCCGTTACGGCGGCGCAGCGCCAAGGCATTAACGCCATCGGCCCGATCCCGCCGGATACCGTGTTTCACCGGGCGGTGAATTTAAACGAATTCGATATTGTGGTGGTGATGTATCACGATCAGGGTCATATCCCGATTAAACTGCTCGGTTTCGATTCCGGCGTGAACGTAACCGTAGGGCTACCGTTTATCCGCACCTCCGTGGATCACGGCACTGCATTCCCGATTGCCGGCAGCGGCACGGCGGACAGTAAAAGCATGACCGAAGCGCTGTATCTTGCGGCGAAGATGGCAAATATAAAATATTCCAATCTGTAA
- the rpoZ gene encoding DNA-directed RNA polymerase subunit omega, with protein MARVTVQDAVEKIGNRFDLILTAARRARQLELHQSEPLVPEDNDKPTVIALREIEKGLINQEIMDAKEYLDAAVSQRNEEVAVALIAE; from the coding sequence ATGGCTCGAGTGACTGTGCAAGATGCAGTAGAAAAAATTGGTAACCGTTTTGATTTAATTTTAACCGCCGCTCGTCGTGCGAGACAATTAGAGTTACATCAAAGTGAGCCGTTAGTGCCGGAAGATAACGATAAACCAACAGTAATCGCATTACGTGAAATCGAAAAAGGGTTAATCAACCAAGAAATCATGGATGCAAAAGAGTATTTAGATGCGGCAGTTTCTCAACGTAATGAAGAAGTGGCTGTAGCGTTAATCGCAGAATAA
- a CDS encoding 2-keto-3-deoxygluconate permease: MSNYEEKSVIPLYDGMNKIPGGPMVIPLILGSIIGTFFPDFLNLGSFTTALFKSSAGPLIALLIFSTGMQITVRNSGPVLAHTGVVLLCKTLIPAALVTLLGFFIGNDGFWGISLLAMLTVVANSNGGIWLAFTGKYGDYRDRGAYIASAVNDGPFFVLLFLGASGLADIPISLMVAAVVPLLVGMVIGNLDPKWTNLMKPTGAIVIPFFAFALGTGINLHSIVTGGFTGIILGILASLFTGFLVFIGYKSILKRGNQSGIGFAAGSTAGNAIITPEIVAQADASFTPYVQTATAQIAASVLVSAILAPLVAAWVLKRQGGLDTQQGDSQ; this comes from the coding sequence ATGTCTAATTATGAAGAAAAATCTGTTATTCCATTATATGACGGAATGAATAAAATCCCTGGTGGACCAATGGTAATCCCTTTGATTTTAGGATCTATCATTGGCACATTCTTCCCTGATTTTTTAAATTTAGGTTCTTTTACTACCGCACTTTTTAAATCTTCAGCTGGCCCTTTAATTGCGTTATTAATTTTTTCAACTGGTATGCAAATTACAGTGCGGAATTCAGGTCCTGTTCTTGCACATACAGGTGTGGTTCTTTTGTGTAAAACATTAATCCCCGCAGCGTTAGTTACATTGCTTGGTTTTTTTATTGGTAATGATGGCTTTTGGGGGATTTCATTATTAGCAATGCTTACGGTTGTAGCTAATTCAAATGGAGGAATTTGGTTAGCGTTTACTGGCAAATATGGCGATTACCGAGACAGGGGGGCCTATATTGCTTCAGCAGTAAATGACGGTCCGTTTTTTGTTTTACTGTTTTTAGGTGCCTCAGGATTGGCAGATATTCCTATTTCATTAATGGTTGCGGCGGTAGTTCCTTTGTTGGTAGGGATGGTGATTGGTAATTTAGATCCTAAATGGACTAATTTAATGAAACCAACAGGTGCGATTGTAATACCGTTCTTCGCTTTTGCTCTAGGAACAGGAATTAATTTACATTCCATTGTCACTGGAGGTTTTACTGGCATTATTTTAGGAATATTAGCTTCTTTATTTACAGGTTTTCTCGTTTTTATCGGTTATAAATCAATTTTAAAACGAGGCAATCAATCAGGTATAGGTTTTGCCGCAGGCTCTACGGCAGGTAATGCAATCATTACTCCGGAAATTGTCGCTCAAGCAGATGCCAGTTTCACTCCTTATGTACAAACGGCAACGGCACAAATTGCAGCGTCAGTATTAGTTTCCGCAATATTAGCACCACTGGTAGCAGCATGGGTTCTTAAACGTCAAGGCGGATTGGACACACAACAAGGAGACAGCCAATGA
- a CDS encoding four-carbon acid sugar kinase family protein, with protein sequence MLVIADDFTSANDTGVLFIKNNAVVDIVLDWRKPIAVQSDVIVVNTDSRAVAIAEAALRIRTVLSLYHIENKRIYKRLIPRCEEVSIGTELESLLVNTENRIIFFCAALPSAGRTVRDGICYVNDVPLLQTEFATDPKTPICSSNVREIIKPVIEIHSAKLHSHSILSEINHISNQHHKCIFAFDARTERDLAVIAQLGVSDSLNTSILVGSSGLAAYLPKQYYLQDSQIESERALPILFVVGSISEKNNEQVQRLVCRREVVSVNIKVERLFTEDFVKQREIRSILTALQAGRDVVLKTESDITARKKIDALCERYGLSRAALGEKVCANLSAAVAKILQGVELRIATLFLTGGDIAIGVANVLNAVRYRVVDEIEQGVPVGYFADSRLSHIPVITKAGAFGSPNVLEKIIDFVRN encoded by the coding sequence GTGTTGGTTATCGCAGATGATTTCACCAGTGCAAACGACACGGGCGTATTATTTATCAAAAATAATGCGGTGGTGGATATTGTGTTAGACTGGCGCAAACCGATTGCCGTTCAATCCGATGTCATCGTAGTGAACACGGATAGTCGGGCCGTTGCGATAGCTGAGGCCGCTTTGCGTATTAGAACCGTTTTATCTTTATATCATATTGAAAATAAACGTATTTATAAAAGGTTGATTCCACGTTGCGAGGAAGTATCTATCGGCACCGAATTAGAATCCTTATTGGTGAATACGGAAAATCGGATTATCTTTTTTTGTGCGGCGTTGCCGTCTGCCGGTCGTACCGTGCGTGACGGAATTTGCTATGTAAATGATGTTCCTTTGCTGCAAACCGAATTTGCGACGGATCCTAAAACGCCGATTTGCTCTTCCAATGTGCGTGAAATTATTAAACCGGTTATTGAAATCCATTCGGCGAAGCTACATAGTCATTCCATCTTGAGCGAAATCAATCATATTTCCAACCAGCATCATAAATGTATTTTTGCTTTTGATGCCCGAACCGAGCGAGATTTAGCCGTTATCGCACAATTAGGCGTAAGCGATTCCTTGAATACGTCGATTTTGGTCGGTTCTTCCGGCTTAGCCGCTTATTTGCCTAAACAATATTACTTACAAGATTCACAAATCGAATCGGAGCGCGCATTACCGATTTTATTTGTCGTCGGTTCAATAAGTGAAAAAAACAACGAACAGGTACAGCGGTTGGTTTGTCGTCGTGAAGTCGTGTCGGTAAATATCAAGGTTGAACGGCTTTTTACTGAGGATTTTGTAAAACAGCGGGAAATTCGGTCGATTTTGACCGCACTTCAAGCCGGTCGAGACGTAGTGCTGAAAACCGAGAGCGACATAACGGCACGAAAAAAAATCGATGCGTTATGCGAACGCTACGGATTAAGCCGTGCCGCACTGGGAGAAAAAGTTTGCGCGAATTTATCCGCCGCGGTGGCGAAAATTTTACAAGGCGTCGAGTTACGTATTGCGACCTTGTTTTTAACCGGTGGTGATATTGCTATCGGTGTGGCAAACGTATTGAATGCGGTGCGTTATCGGGTTGTTGATGAAATCGAGCAAGGCGTCCCCGTGGGATATTTTGCCGACAGTCGGTTATCTCATATTCCGGTCATCACCAAAGCCGGAGCTTTCGGCAGTCCGAATGTATTAGAAAAAATTATTGATTTTGTTAGAAATTAA
- the gap gene encoding type I glyceraldehyde-3-phosphate dehydrogenase, with product MAIKIGINGFGRIGRIVFRAAQHRDDIEVVGINDLIDVEYMAYMLKYDSTHGRFEGTVEVKDGNLVVNGKTIRVTSERDPANLNWGAIGVDVAVEATGLFLTDETARKHITAGAKKVVLTGPSKDSTPMFVRGVNFGAYAGQDIVSNASCTTNCLAPLARVVHETFGIKDGLMTTVHATTATQKTVDGPSAKDWRGGRGAAQNIIPSSTGAAKAVGKVLPALNGKLTGMAFRVPTPNVSVVDLTVNLEKPATYEQIKQAIKDAAEGKTFNGELKGVLGYTEDAVVSTDFNGCALTSVFDADAGIALTDSFVKLVSWYDNETGYSNKVLDLVAHVYNYKG from the coding sequence ATGGCTATTAAAATTGGTATCAACGGTTTCGGCCGTATCGGTCGTATCGTATTCCGTGCAGCACAACATCGCGATGACATCGAAGTTGTAGGTATCAACGACTTAATCGACGTTGAATACATGGCTTACATGTTGAAATACGATTCAACTCACGGTCGTTTTGAGGGTACTGTTGAAGTTAAAGACGGTAACTTAGTCGTAAACGGTAAAACTATCCGTGTTACTTCTGAACGTGATCCTGCGAACCTTAACTGGGGAGCCATCGGCGTTGATGTTGCAGTTGAAGCAACAGGTTTATTCTTAACTGATGAAACAGCACGTAAACACATCACTGCTGGTGCGAAAAAAGTCGTATTAACAGGTCCTTCTAAAGATAGCACACCAATGTTCGTACGTGGTGTAAACTTCGGTGCATACGCAGGTCAAGATATCGTGTCTAATGCTTCTTGTACTACAAACTGTTTAGCACCTTTAGCACGTGTTGTTCACGAAACTTTCGGTATCAAAGATGGTTTAATGACCACTGTTCACGCAACCACAGCAACTCAAAAAACGGTTGATGGTCCATCAGCTAAAGACTGGCGCGGTGGTCGTGGTGCAGCACAAAACATCATCCCTTCATCTACCGGTGCAGCTAAAGCTGTGGGTAAAGTATTACCAGCATTAAACGGTAAATTAACTGGTATGGCGTTCCGTGTTCCGACTCCAAACGTTTCTGTAGTTGACTTAACTGTAAACTTAGAAAAACCAGCAACTTACGAACAAATCAAACAGGCAATCAAAGATGCAGCTGAAGGTAAAACTTTCAACGGCGAATTAAAAGGCGTTTTAGGTTACACTGAAGATGCAGTAGTTTCTACTGACTTCAACGGTTGTGCTTTAACTTCTGTATTTGATGCTGATGCGGGTATCGCATTAACTGATTCTTTCGTTAAATTAGTATCTTGGTATGATAACGAAACTGGTTACTCAAACAAAGTATTAGACTTAGTTGCACACGTTTACAACTACAAAGGCTAA
- a CDS encoding four-carbon acid sugar kinase family protein codes for MKTEKLLVIADDLTGANDTGIMFAESGLSTILKTNLTNLLTTYLDNADVFTVSTDSRALGKRAVEITKQTVAAAIDNKVEQIYLKIDSTMRGSVQYQIEGALAAWSKKYPEAKAVICCAYPDMGRTIENGYLYVNGVPVHESASGKDPICPVLSSDMKELLPDSYILTYINEDDLYKKILSTKQNQIVLNAETDHDLEVIAKVIHRIGNRIIPVGSAGLAKKLKNNGSKLQYQSEPINLGRTLILVTSIHETSQTQVDEYISSVGGNSIVFNPAPSQLINYDVSNTSLKQQLYALISNCKNNVIIRANPAKINMDISIHEIAKLISKYLAELAKYCLEHKSFDSLILFGGDGAAALLDEIGVTELQLLRSILPGVPLCIIKAGKFQGLKVMTKSGGFGDKKLLINMMKNNL; via the coding sequence ATGAAAACAGAAAAATTACTAGTCATTGCAGATGATCTGACCGGTGCAAATGATACGGGTATTATGTTTGCAGAATCAGGATTATCTACGATTTTAAAGACTAACTTAACCAACTTGCTTACTACGTATTTAGATAATGCAGATGTATTTACGGTATCAACTGATTCCCGCGCATTAGGAAAGCGGGCTGTGGAAATAACAAAACAAACAGTGGCGGCAGCTATAGATAATAAAGTTGAGCAAATTTATTTGAAAATAGATTCGACAATGCGAGGCTCAGTTCAATATCAAATTGAAGGGGCTCTAGCTGCTTGGTCTAAAAAATATCCTGAAGCTAAAGCGGTTATATGCTGTGCTTATCCAGATATGGGAAGAACAATTGAGAACGGGTATTTATATGTTAACGGCGTGCCAGTACATGAGTCGGCATCAGGAAAGGATCCTATTTGTCCGGTTTTGTCATCAGATATGAAGGAACTTTTGCCTGATTCATATATATTAACTTATATAAATGAAGATGATTTATATAAAAAAATCTTATCAACCAAACAAAATCAGATTGTGTTAAATGCTGAGACGGATCATGATCTAGAGGTTATAGCAAAAGTTATTCATCGTATTGGTAATAGAATTATTCCTGTAGGCTCTGCTGGTTTAGCAAAAAAATTAAAAAATAATGGTTCGAAATTACAATATCAATCTGAGCCTATTAATTTAGGAAGAACATTAATTTTGGTTACATCCATTCATGAAACTAGCCAAACTCAAGTGGATGAATATATTTCGTCAGTTGGTGGAAATTCAATAGTTTTTAATCCAGCTCCATCTCAGCTAATCAATTATGATGTTTCGAACACGTCCTTAAAACAACAGCTTTACGCGTTGATTAGTAATTGTAAAAATAATGTAATTATTAGGGCTAATCCCGCGAAAATAAATATGGACATCAGTATTCACGAAATAGCAAAATTGATATCCAAGTATTTAGCTGAATTAGCAAAATATTGTTTGGAGCATAAGTCGTTTGATTCCCTTATTTTATTTGGCGGTGATGGTGCAGCAGCCTTATTAGATGAAATAGGTGTAACAGAATTACAGCTACTTCGTTCTATTTTACCAGGTGTACCGCTTTGCATCATTAAGGCTGGAAAATTTCAAGGGTTAAAAGTAATGACGAAATCTGGAGGATTTGGCGATAAAAAATTACTGATAAATATGATGAAAAATAACCTTTAA